The Syngnathus typhle isolate RoL2023-S1 ecotype Sweden linkage group LG1, RoL_Styp_1.0, whole genome shotgun sequence genome includes a window with the following:
- the si:ch211-63p21.2 gene encoding FH1/FH2 domain-containing protein 1 isoform X4 — MKESEQSGDKREEDISPSRDSERAWPQAWPQAWPLQAAARLRLDVLDFTDLWDEENLQVDAASRSGRAWSEEGSCGVLAPPPPPFLLEVSPVKSATLKLHWRPLQSVPPLPSRTRFGTRSIWSLLEPVRLDTAQLVFLFERKGKSSAPLAAGRGRLQTLIPSEEELCLIKEAKGRHADLCLAPADLCLLALGEIPHLGSRLQLWAFVLDYDSLEQEIAKPLFYLKQAMEQLLASQAFRHVLATVLAVGNVLNGCEARGFELSYLGKLSQVRDTHSRQPLLHHVCALVLQLYPHSSDLCSDLSAVSKAGKCDYLLVRANLERLEALSEGSWEQMTTLLDHRSELRRRLPNLLKERADRTEVLRAVHRRVTNRFHSFLLFLGYSRAMARETRAQDFCRTISNFSLEFRAAQQTLLRQKERAARSQRAKSPLSRTEQSEQHSMLEEVLRRPESASGPDGTVPLRRRRISSLRGPVWTSCKR; from the exons ATGAAGGAGTCGGAGCAAAGCGGGGACAAGCGCGAGGAGGACATCTCTCCGAGCAGGGACTCTGAACGAGCCTGGCCGCAAGCCTGGCCGCAAGCCTGGCCGCTCCAAGCCGCCGCTCGTCTCCGCCTGGACGTGCTGGACTTCACCGACCTTTGGGATGAGGAAAACCTGCAAGTGGACGCAGCGAGCCGCTCGGGCAGGGCCTGGAGCGAGGAAGGCTCCTGTGGCGTCTTAGCGCCTCCTCCACCCCCATTTCTTCTGGAGGTCTCCCCCGTTAAAAGCGCCACCCTGAAGCTCCACTGGCGGCCACTGCAGAGCGTGCCGCCGCTTCCCAGCAGGACTCGCTTCGGAACACGGAGCATCTGGAGCCTCTTGGAGCCGGTCCGACTGGATACAGCGCAACTGGTCTTCCTGTTTGAACGCAAGGGCAAGAGCTCGGCTCCTTTGGCCGCCGGACGAGGG CGCCTTCAAACGCTGATCCCGTCCGAGGAGGAACTTTGTCTGATCAAGGAGGCCAAAGGCCGCCACGCCGACCTCTGCCTGGCCCCGGCCGACCTCTGCCTGCTGGCTCTGGGGGAGATCCCTCACCTGGGCTCCAGGCTCCAGCTGTGGGCCTTTGTGCTGGATTACGACTCCTTGGAGCAG GAGATCGCCAAGCCCCTCTTCTACCTGAAGCAGGCCATGGAGCAGCTGCTCGCCAGCCAGGCCTTCAGACACGTTCTGGCGACGGTGTTAGCCGTGGGTAACGTTCTCAACGGATGCGAG GCCCGGGGCTTTGAGTTGAGCTACTTGGGCAAGCTTTCTCAAGTGCGGGACACGCATTCCCGCCAACCTCTTCTGCACCACGTTTGCGCGCTCGTGCTGCAGCTCTACCCGCACTCCTCGGACCTCTGCTCGGACCTGAGCGCGGTCAGCAAAGCCGGCAAG TGTGACTACTTGCTGGTCCGAGCCAACCTGGAGCGCCTGGAAGCCCTGTCCGAGGGCTCGTGGGAGCAGATGACCACGCTTTTGGATCACCGTTCGGAGCTCCGCCGCAGGCTGCCAAATCTTCTGAAAGAGCGCGCCGACAGGACCGAGGTCCTGAGGGCTGTTCACCGTCGAGTGACCAACAG GTTCCactccttcctcctcttcctgggCTACTCCAGAGCCATGGCGCGAGAAACCAGAGCGCAGGACTTCTGCAGAACCATCAGCAACTTCTCCCTGGAGTTTCGGGCCGCTCAGCAGACGCTCCTCCGCCAGAAAGAGCGTGCCGCCAGAAGCCAAAGGGCCAAAAGTCCGCTATCTCGCACCGAG CAAAGCGAGCAACATTCTatgctggaggaggtgctgagGAGACCCGAGTCCGCCTCCGGGCCCGACGGGACTGTACCTCTGCGCCGCCGGAGGATCTCCAGCCTCCGAG GTCCGGTCTGGACGAGCTGCAAGCGCTAA
- the si:ch211-63p21.2 gene encoding FH1/FH2 domain-containing protein 1 isoform X1, whose protein sequence is MKESEQSGDKREEDISPSRDSERAWPQAWPQAWPLQAAARLRLDVLDFTDLWDEENLQVDAASRSGRAWSEEGSCGVLAPPPPPFLLEVSPVKSATLKLHWRPLQSVPPLPSRTRFGTRSIWSLLEPVRLDTAQLVFLFERKGKSSAPLAAGRGVRRVHVREYIHLSFSFILATQKRVSVLGLARSNNISITLSGLPPQHLLPPAIFSMDGSVLDREDIRRLQTLIPSEEELCLIKEAKGRHADLCLAPADLCLLALGEIPHLGSRLQLWAFVLDYDSLEQEIAKPLFYLKQAMEQLLASQAFRHVLATVLAVGNVLNGCEARGFELSYLGKLSQVRDTHSRQPLLHHVCALVLQLYPHSSDLCSDLSAVSKAGKCDYLLVRANLERLEALSEGSWEQMTTLLDHRSELRRRLPNLLKERADRTEVLRAVHRRVTNRFHSFLLFLGYSRAMARETRAQDFCRTISNFSLEFRAAQQTLLRQKERAARSQRAKSPLSRTEQSEQHSMLEEVLRRPESASGPDGTVPLRRRRISSLRGPVWTSCKR, encoded by the exons ATGAAGGAGTCGGAGCAAAGCGGGGACAAGCGCGAGGAGGACATCTCTCCGAGCAGGGACTCTGAACGAGCCTGGCCGCAAGCCTGGCCGCAAGCCTGGCCGCTCCAAGCCGCCGCTCGTCTCCGCCTGGACGTGCTGGACTTCACCGACCTTTGGGATGAGGAAAACCTGCAAGTGGACGCAGCGAGCCGCTCGGGCAGGGCCTGGAGCGAGGAAGGCTCCTGTGGCGTCTTAGCGCCTCCTCCACCCCCATTTCTTCTGGAGGTCTCCCCCGTTAAAAGCGCCACCCTGAAGCTCCACTGGCGGCCACTGCAGAGCGTGCCGCCGCTTCCCAGCAGGACTCGCTTCGGAACACGGAGCATCTGGAGCCTCTTGGAGCCGGTCCGACTGGATACAGCGCAACTGGTCTTCCTGTTTGAACGCAAGGGCAAGAGCTCGGCTCCTTTGGCCGCCGGACGAGGGGTAAGAAGAGTCCACGTCCGTGAGTACATCCACTTGAGCTTCAGCTTCATCCTCGCAACCCAGAAACGTGTTTCGGTGCTGGGGCTGGCGAGGAGTAACAACATCAGCATTACCTTGAGCGGCCTGCCTCCACAGCACCTCCTCCCGCCCGCCATTTTCAGCATGGACGGCAGCGTCCTGGACCGCGAGGACATTCGG CGCCTTCAAACGCTGATCCCGTCCGAGGAGGAACTTTGTCTGATCAAGGAGGCCAAAGGCCGCCACGCCGACCTCTGCCTGGCCCCGGCCGACCTCTGCCTGCTGGCTCTGGGGGAGATCCCTCACCTGGGCTCCAGGCTCCAGCTGTGGGCCTTTGTGCTGGATTACGACTCCTTGGAGCAG GAGATCGCCAAGCCCCTCTTCTACCTGAAGCAGGCCATGGAGCAGCTGCTCGCCAGCCAGGCCTTCAGACACGTTCTGGCGACGGTGTTAGCCGTGGGTAACGTTCTCAACGGATGCGAG GCCCGGGGCTTTGAGTTGAGCTACTTGGGCAAGCTTTCTCAAGTGCGGGACACGCATTCCCGCCAACCTCTTCTGCACCACGTTTGCGCGCTCGTGCTGCAGCTCTACCCGCACTCCTCGGACCTCTGCTCGGACCTGAGCGCGGTCAGCAAAGCCGGCAAG TGTGACTACTTGCTGGTCCGAGCCAACCTGGAGCGCCTGGAAGCCCTGTCCGAGGGCTCGTGGGAGCAGATGACCACGCTTTTGGATCACCGTTCGGAGCTCCGCCGCAGGCTGCCAAATCTTCTGAAAGAGCGCGCCGACAGGACCGAGGTCCTGAGGGCTGTTCACCGTCGAGTGACCAACAG GTTCCactccttcctcctcttcctgggCTACTCCAGAGCCATGGCGCGAGAAACCAGAGCGCAGGACTTCTGCAGAACCATCAGCAACTTCTCCCTGGAGTTTCGGGCCGCTCAGCAGACGCTCCTCCGCCAGAAAGAGCGTGCCGCCAGAAGCCAAAGGGCCAAAAGTCCGCTATCTCGCACCGAG CAAAGCGAGCAACATTCTatgctggaggaggtgctgagGAGACCCGAGTCCGCCTCCGGGCCCGACGGGACTGTACCTCTGCGCCGCCGGAGGATCTCCAGCCTCCGAG GTCCGGTCTGGACGAGCTGCAAGCGCTAA
- the si:ch211-63p21.2 gene encoding FH1/FH2 domain-containing protein 1 isoform X3, which produces MKESEQSGDKREEDISPSRDSERAWPQAWPQAWPLQAAARLRLDVLDFTDLWDEENLQVDAASRSGRAWSEEGSCGVLAPPPPPFLLEVSPVKSATLKLHWRPLQSVPPLPSRTRFGTRSIWSLLEPVRLDTAQLVFLFERKGKSSAPLAAGRGHLLPPAIFSMDGSVLDREDIRRLQTLIPSEEELCLIKEAKGRHADLCLAPADLCLLALGEIPHLGSRLQLWAFVLDYDSLEQEIAKPLFYLKQAMEQLLASQAFRHVLATVLAVGNVLNGCEARGFELSYLGKLSQVRDTHSRQPLLHHVCALVLQLYPHSSDLCSDLSAVSKAGKCDYLLVRANLERLEALSEGSWEQMTTLLDHRSELRRRLPNLLKERADRTEVLRAVHRRVTNRFHSFLLFLGYSRAMARETRAQDFCRTISNFSLEFRAAQQTLLRQKERAARSQRAKSPLSRTEQSEQHSMLEEVLRRPESASGPDGTVPLRRRRISSLRGPVWTSCKR; this is translated from the exons ATGAAGGAGTCGGAGCAAAGCGGGGACAAGCGCGAGGAGGACATCTCTCCGAGCAGGGACTCTGAACGAGCCTGGCCGCAAGCCTGGCCGCAAGCCTGGCCGCTCCAAGCCGCCGCTCGTCTCCGCCTGGACGTGCTGGACTTCACCGACCTTTGGGATGAGGAAAACCTGCAAGTGGACGCAGCGAGCCGCTCGGGCAGGGCCTGGAGCGAGGAAGGCTCCTGTGGCGTCTTAGCGCCTCCTCCACCCCCATTTCTTCTGGAGGTCTCCCCCGTTAAAAGCGCCACCCTGAAGCTCCACTGGCGGCCACTGCAGAGCGTGCCGCCGCTTCCCAGCAGGACTCGCTTCGGAACACGGAGCATCTGGAGCCTCTTGGAGCCGGTCCGACTGGATACAGCGCAACTGGTCTTCCTGTTTGAACGCAAGGGCAAGAGCTCGGCTCCTTTGGCCGCCGGACGAGGG CACCTCCTCCCGCCCGCCATTTTCAGCATGGACGGCAGCGTCCTGGACCGCGAGGACATTCGG CGCCTTCAAACGCTGATCCCGTCCGAGGAGGAACTTTGTCTGATCAAGGAGGCCAAAGGCCGCCACGCCGACCTCTGCCTGGCCCCGGCCGACCTCTGCCTGCTGGCTCTGGGGGAGATCCCTCACCTGGGCTCCAGGCTCCAGCTGTGGGCCTTTGTGCTGGATTACGACTCCTTGGAGCAG GAGATCGCCAAGCCCCTCTTCTACCTGAAGCAGGCCATGGAGCAGCTGCTCGCCAGCCAGGCCTTCAGACACGTTCTGGCGACGGTGTTAGCCGTGGGTAACGTTCTCAACGGATGCGAG GCCCGGGGCTTTGAGTTGAGCTACTTGGGCAAGCTTTCTCAAGTGCGGGACACGCATTCCCGCCAACCTCTTCTGCACCACGTTTGCGCGCTCGTGCTGCAGCTCTACCCGCACTCCTCGGACCTCTGCTCGGACCTGAGCGCGGTCAGCAAAGCCGGCAAG TGTGACTACTTGCTGGTCCGAGCCAACCTGGAGCGCCTGGAAGCCCTGTCCGAGGGCTCGTGGGAGCAGATGACCACGCTTTTGGATCACCGTTCGGAGCTCCGCCGCAGGCTGCCAAATCTTCTGAAAGAGCGCGCCGACAGGACCGAGGTCCTGAGGGCTGTTCACCGTCGAGTGACCAACAG GTTCCactccttcctcctcttcctgggCTACTCCAGAGCCATGGCGCGAGAAACCAGAGCGCAGGACTTCTGCAGAACCATCAGCAACTTCTCCCTGGAGTTTCGGGCCGCTCAGCAGACGCTCCTCCGCCAGAAAGAGCGTGCCGCCAGAAGCCAAAGGGCCAAAAGTCCGCTATCTCGCACCGAG CAAAGCGAGCAACATTCTatgctggaggaggtgctgagGAGACCCGAGTCCGCCTCCGGGCCCGACGGGACTGTACCTCTGCGCCGCCGGAGGATCTCCAGCCTCCGAG GTCCGGTCTGGACGAGCTGCAAGCGCTAA
- the si:ch211-63p21.2 gene encoding FH1/FH2 domain-containing protein 1 isoform X2, giving the protein MKESEQSGDKREEDISPSRDSERAWPQAWPQAWPLQAAARLRLDVLDFTDLWDEENLQVDAASRSGRAWSEEGSCGVLAPPPPPFLLEVSPVKSATLKLHWRPLQSVPPLPSRTRFGTRSIWSLLEPVRLDTAQLVFLFERKGKSSAPLAAGRGKRVSVLGLARSNNISITLSGLPPQHLLPPAIFSMDGSVLDREDIRRLQTLIPSEEELCLIKEAKGRHADLCLAPADLCLLALGEIPHLGSRLQLWAFVLDYDSLEQEIAKPLFYLKQAMEQLLASQAFRHVLATVLAVGNVLNGCEARGFELSYLGKLSQVRDTHSRQPLLHHVCALVLQLYPHSSDLCSDLSAVSKAGKCDYLLVRANLERLEALSEGSWEQMTTLLDHRSELRRRLPNLLKERADRTEVLRAVHRRVTNRFHSFLLFLGYSRAMARETRAQDFCRTISNFSLEFRAAQQTLLRQKERAARSQRAKSPLSRTEQSEQHSMLEEVLRRPESASGPDGTVPLRRRRISSLRGPVWTSCKR; this is encoded by the exons ATGAAGGAGTCGGAGCAAAGCGGGGACAAGCGCGAGGAGGACATCTCTCCGAGCAGGGACTCTGAACGAGCCTGGCCGCAAGCCTGGCCGCAAGCCTGGCCGCTCCAAGCCGCCGCTCGTCTCCGCCTGGACGTGCTGGACTTCACCGACCTTTGGGATGAGGAAAACCTGCAAGTGGACGCAGCGAGCCGCTCGGGCAGGGCCTGGAGCGAGGAAGGCTCCTGTGGCGTCTTAGCGCCTCCTCCACCCCCATTTCTTCTGGAGGTCTCCCCCGTTAAAAGCGCCACCCTGAAGCTCCACTGGCGGCCACTGCAGAGCGTGCCGCCGCTTCCCAGCAGGACTCGCTTCGGAACACGGAGCATCTGGAGCCTCTTGGAGCCGGTCCGACTGGATACAGCGCAACTGGTCTTCCTGTTTGAACGCAAGGGCAAGAGCTCGGCTCCTTTGGCCGCCGGACGAGGG AAACGTGTTTCGGTGCTGGGGCTGGCGAGGAGTAACAACATCAGCATTACCTTGAGCGGCCTGCCTCCACAGCACCTCCTCCCGCCCGCCATTTTCAGCATGGACGGCAGCGTCCTGGACCGCGAGGACATTCGG CGCCTTCAAACGCTGATCCCGTCCGAGGAGGAACTTTGTCTGATCAAGGAGGCCAAAGGCCGCCACGCCGACCTCTGCCTGGCCCCGGCCGACCTCTGCCTGCTGGCTCTGGGGGAGATCCCTCACCTGGGCTCCAGGCTCCAGCTGTGGGCCTTTGTGCTGGATTACGACTCCTTGGAGCAG GAGATCGCCAAGCCCCTCTTCTACCTGAAGCAGGCCATGGAGCAGCTGCTCGCCAGCCAGGCCTTCAGACACGTTCTGGCGACGGTGTTAGCCGTGGGTAACGTTCTCAACGGATGCGAG GCCCGGGGCTTTGAGTTGAGCTACTTGGGCAAGCTTTCTCAAGTGCGGGACACGCATTCCCGCCAACCTCTTCTGCACCACGTTTGCGCGCTCGTGCTGCAGCTCTACCCGCACTCCTCGGACCTCTGCTCGGACCTGAGCGCGGTCAGCAAAGCCGGCAAG TGTGACTACTTGCTGGTCCGAGCCAACCTGGAGCGCCTGGAAGCCCTGTCCGAGGGCTCGTGGGAGCAGATGACCACGCTTTTGGATCACCGTTCGGAGCTCCGCCGCAGGCTGCCAAATCTTCTGAAAGAGCGCGCCGACAGGACCGAGGTCCTGAGGGCTGTTCACCGTCGAGTGACCAACAG GTTCCactccttcctcctcttcctgggCTACTCCAGAGCCATGGCGCGAGAAACCAGAGCGCAGGACTTCTGCAGAACCATCAGCAACTTCTCCCTGGAGTTTCGGGCCGCTCAGCAGACGCTCCTCCGCCAGAAAGAGCGTGCCGCCAGAAGCCAAAGGGCCAAAAGTCCGCTATCTCGCACCGAG CAAAGCGAGCAACATTCTatgctggaggaggtgctgagGAGACCCGAGTCCGCCTCCGGGCCCGACGGGACTGTACCTCTGCGCCGCCGGAGGATCTCCAGCCTCCGAG GTCCGGTCTGGACGAGCTGCAAGCGCTAA